One window of the Lytechinus variegatus isolate NC3 chromosome 3, Lvar_3.0, whole genome shotgun sequence genome contains the following:
- the LOC121412081 gene encoding GRAM domain-containing protein 4-like: SQRNQRQRTSTACTENRLIGVTGLCGIGELWRRWKRRIFTNNPANVAGAALDTRRAEALLQEVEKYGGTSFGIDQGVSVLEHQESIHVKVRRGKTVSHGSDDLRITSRQPETKPRSHSNLEYAVPLPSVFRNEHSNAVDLHEKTLDSAKDGVVKDTDPRSCSSESLGQICDTSPDKPSSYLGDANIFVKGSTCETSATSSLSSSPCIVVEESLKDRTGLASSPTSSSPNIQPTGALVLGRDVETEKPDMNFRHQITQLRNRRGQGTKIDAKAASSAEDDEWADIPSMDVVSMASSSTDETASGSSHGKATSKSSLEDSASVNVQEEEPYHKPEKEWSNDQKGVYEMQLENLQEQLVDIMIENQTLAQKLQKYENSDIIPLLKKLEEERAANESLTKRCETLEDHMKRNRPMHQISVDSESSVSVQSPRSASFSSPPDDVDGPPPTRWERFQNNILDKFFTLMADFTEEGEESDTDAPTEGDELTVKKLKENLKRFQAGYEPGLLFCKAMSALVSWKSTSNTFLAFVIYMYVVWRGWSATVLIGLLLWYLTTTYFISRGWTIQFSFLPYHLVEVTQDERPPLSMSDRFQLVLHVSRRVQNILGSLADQMEKIQNFLYWTNPDLTKSLYTNLVIAFVASLFISGSMLLTLIGLFLGVKVFLINPVLKKYPRLKAKYSFEEKIFREAPTAAQLEQRRAIEETQQFLVPDIEGITVRFNGEETQDSEPASKRFKAFAETFNVPESEQPLSGWKEGKRCTLITKNTVTGAFKNGRLYLTKSFLCFEKSSLSKDGNMLIPLKEIIRIEKAKPFNFMPGSGMSIEIHMASADKPVLFGGMLRRNLIYDQLMEVWQAAQRAIQHRSSASNMEAMPSTSQGDVRSRAGSHRQASASHSEAGESDSESAC; encoded by the exons TCTCAGCGCAACCAGCGCCAGCGCACTAGCACTGCATGCACTGAAAATCGACTGATTGGAGTCACTGGATTGTGCG GCATTGGTGAACTGTGGAGAAGATGGAAGCGAAGAATCTTTACAAATAATCCTGCAAACGTGGCGGGAGCAGCATTGGATACTCGGAGGGCTGAGGCTTTGCTGCAGGAAGTGGAGAAGTATGGTGGTACTAGCTTTGGCATTGACCAGGGTGTAAGCGTACTTGAACATCAGGAGTCTATTCATGTGAAAGTGAGAAGAGGGAAGACAGTATCTCATGGCAGTGATGACTTGAGGATAACTTCTCGACAGCCAGAAACTAAACCAAGAAGTCATTCAAATTTGGAATACGCTGTTCCACTCCCATCTGTTTTTCGGAATGAACATTCAAATGCTGTAGATTTGCATGAGAAGACGCTTGACTCTGCAAAAGATGGTGTTGTAAAAGATACTGACCCTCGCTCTTGCAGTAGTGAATCTCTTGGCCAAATTTGTGACACAAGTCCTGACAAACCTAGTTCATATCTTGGCGATGCAAACATCTTTGTGAAGGGTAGCACGTGTGAGACTTCAGCTACTTCCTCTTTGTCATCATCACCTTGCATAGTTGTCGAAGAATCTCTGAAGGACAGAACTGGCCTTGCTTCTTCTCCGACATCTTCATCTCCAAACATTCAGCCTACAGGTGCCCTTGTGTTAGGAAGAGACGTTGAAACTGAGAAACCGGATATGAACTTCAGGCATCAGATTACTCAGCTGAGGAACAGACGTGGCCAGGGGACCAAGATAGATGCCAAAGCAGCTTCGTCTGCTGAAGATGATGAGTGGGCAGACATTCCATCTATGGATGTGGTTTCCATGGCATCCTCATCAACAGACGAGACAGCTTCTGGATCATCTCAC GGTAAAGCAACCTCAAAGTCTAGTCTGGAAGATAGTGCCTCTGTGAATGTTCAGGAGGAGGAACCTTATCATAAACCAGAGAAGGAATGGAGCAATGATCAGAAGGGTGTATATGAGATGCAACTTGAAAACCTTCAGGAGCAGTTGGTtgatatcatgatagaaaaccAAACACTAG CTCAAAAACTCCAAAAGTATGAGAATAGCGACATCATCCCTCTTTTGAAGAAACTGGAAGAGGAACGAGCCGCCAATGAGAGTTTGACAAAGAGATGTGAGACGTTGGAGGATCACATGAAACGCAATAG GCCGATGCATCAAATCTCTGTTGATAGTGAAAGTAGTGTGAGTGTACAAAGTCCTCGTTCAGCATCATTTTCTTCACCACCAG ATGACGTTGATGGACCTCCTCCTACTCGGTGGGAGAGGTTTCAGAACAACATTTTGGATAAATTTTTCACCTTGATGGCTGATTTCACAGAAGAGGGAGAGGAAAGTGATACCGATGCTCCTACAGAGGGGGATGAACTTACGGTCAAGAA GTTgaaggaaaatttgaaaagattTC AAGCTGGATATGAGCCTGGACTCTTATTTTGTAAAGCAATGTCTGCCCTAGTATCCTGGAAATCAACATCAAATACCTTCCTTGCATTTGTT ATCTATATGTATGTTGTATGGAGAGGATGGAGTGCTACTGTACTGATTGGGCTGTTGCTATGGTACCTTACCACAACATACTTTATCTCGAG GGGCTGGactattcaattttcatttcttccgtATCATCTAGTGGAAGTG ACACAGGATGAAAGACCCCCACTGTCAATGTCGGACAGGTTTCAGTTAGTACTACACGTCAGCAGGAGAGTGCAGAATATACTTGGGAGCTTAGCTGATCAGATGGAGAAAATCCAGAA cTTCCTCTATTGGACGAATCCAGATCTTACAAAGAGCCTGTATACCAATCTAGTAATTGCATTTGTAGCTTCATTATTTATATCTGGATCAATGCTGCTCACATTGATTG GTCTCTTTCTTGGTGTGAAGGTTTTTCTCATCAATCCAGTACTCAAGAAGTATCCTCGTCTCAAGGCCAAGTATAGTTTCGAGGAGAAGATATTTAGGGAAGCGCCAACGGCTGCCCAGCTTGAACAAAGACGTGCAATTGAAGAAACACAGCAG TTCCTAGTCCCAGATATTGAGGGTATTACAGTCCGGTTCAATGGAGAAGAAACGCAGGACTCTGAACCTGCAAGTAAGAGGTTCAAAGCCTTTGCAGAGACGTTCAATGTGCCTGAATCAGAGCAGCCTTTGTCAG gaTGGAAGGAGGGCAAGCGCTGTACTCTGATAACCAAAAACACTGTTACAGGAGCTTTCAAAAATGGTAGATTATATCTGACAAAGAG TTTCTTATGCTTTGAGAAGTCAAGTTTGTCCAAAGATGGAAACATGCTGATACCCCTGAAAGAAATAATCAGAATTGAAAAG GCAAAACCATTCAACTTCATGCCAGGTTCCGGCATGTCCATAGAGATCCACATGGCATCGGCCGATAAACCAGTACTCTTCGGCGGAATGCTCCGAAGGAACCTCATCTATGACCAGCTGATGGAGGTATGGCAGGCAGCCCAAAGAGCCATCCAACATCGGAGTAGCGCGTCAAACATGGAAGCCATGCCCAGCACATCCCAAGGTGACGTCAGAAGCAGAGCTGGTAGTCATAGACAGGCATCTGCTTCTCACTCTGAAGCAGGAGAAAGTGACTCAGAGAGTGCTTGCTGA